One stretch of Echeneis naucrates chromosome 11, fEcheNa1.1, whole genome shotgun sequence DNA includes these proteins:
- the LOC115051338 gene encoding ATPase family AAA domain-containing protein 2-like isoform X7, which produces MVTLRGRDRGAAGPTGTGTTAPRSQMSALSNGLNAEDDEQNQVKEPEQTNIRKSARLRTPAGGGRSGLRRSTRPTKPTSRYQASNMFAGFSTNTSRSVLKRMDNMKKKRRLTNNKEGKIYSKAQKRRTPVPPQRDSSDDDEEEGRRKTFRSLSEDDDDSKQEVAVDEDSSGSINQNLDAKLSRASSLYQGPSSDFPRGTFRISASGPNTTRRGTFRPTKSTWSNQSDDDSDDEEQSDEKASGSFRPLSLRSDNFLGTRQEKMNAGAGLADIDPMAIDQSVGFDSIGGLSGHISALKEMVVFPLLYPEVFDNFRIQPPRGCLFYGPPGTGKTLVARALANECSHGNRKVSFFMRKGADCLSKWVGESERQLRLLFEQAYQMRPSIIFFDEVDGLAPVRSSRQDQIHSSIVSTLLALMDGLDSRGEVVVIGATNRLDSIDPALRRPGRFDREFLFGLPDRECRKEILKIHTRQWKPPPSEGFLEELAEKCVGYCGADIRAVCTEAALCALRRRYPQIYGTSQKLLLDVSSIAVSSCDFVEAMRKMSPAGQRAAASPAKPLSPVVHPLLGTTLRDILDHLQRLFPHAEQGMKKRREPDLTSGVLDDGLTYGGDETSNISTPSTSKSKNFLHFARSAVRHPTSHRPRLLLSGRPGAGQTSHLAPAVLHALECFTVHSLDPAVLFGVSSTTPEEACAQVFCEAKRTSPSIIYIPHLQQWWETAGPALRASFLSLLGSIPSFSPILLLATCNLPVAQLDLEIQGLFREEYGEVYTVSVPTRQERTDFFQDLILNQAAEAPPSRRKGLAQATEILPLAPLPPPHQLSQQELLRLEEQEEDVLRELRLFLRNVTERLALDRRFKAFTKPVDIEEVPDYLMVIKKPMDLSTLMTNIDEHKYVTVSEFMSDADLIWQNALEYNPDSDPMDRHIRHRACALKDTVRAIIRDELDEDFERVCEEIKESRVKRASSCRTEADRDQTDSRNSLRLHARQRRHKRPRKSKWSTGVINKTRKKKPPVLTSSSSSSMSRKASSESGPENGVRNGSTDLCSSATSESGDGEQSHLTVTADGCHHSASGVTWIQNGVLMNGYHHAEPEDSIPKGRLTLRLRDQAQKTPPNPKTTVKGVYLSRLEKQSKNDNRSNKEPFEQLELFNTSVEILDQDPPPLLVDHNKLRGLLDRAVDKTDGAEVDPLEKLYAVLAQCIYRHRTHHNKKDLIQEMKKEIDSF; this is translated from the exons ATGGTGACGCTCCGAGGCCGGGACAGAGGGGCTGCGGGTCcgaccgggaccgggaccacGGCCCCCCGGTCACAGATGTCTGCCCTATCCAAT GGATTAAATGCTGAGGATGATGAACAGAATCAGGTTAAAGAACCGGAGCAAACCAACATCAG gAAATCAGCTCGGCTTCGAACCCCTGCAG GTGGAGGGAGGAGCGGGCTCAGGAGGAGCACCAGGCCCACCAAACCCACCAGCAGATACCAGGCCTCCAACATGTTTGCCGGCTTTAGCACCaa CACAAGCAGGTCAGTCCTGAAGAGGATGGAcaacatgaagaagaagagacgGCTCACTAACAACAAAGAAGGA AAGATCTATTCTAAAGCCCAGAAGAGGAGAACCCCAGTGCCACCTCAGAGAGATTCCAGCGATGATGACGAAGAAGAAGGTCGGCGCAAAACATTCAGGAGCCTctcagaggatgatgatgacagcaaacaggaagtggctgtaGATGAAGACAGCAGCGGAAGCATCAACCAGAACCTGGACGCCAAACTGAGCAGAGCCTCATCGCTCTACCAGGGACCCAGCAGTG ACTTCCCGAGAGGAACCTTCAGGATCAGCGCCTCCGGACCAAACACGACCCGCAGAGGAACATTCAG ACCGACAAAGAGCACGTGGTCGAATCAGTCTGATGACGACTCTGATGATGAGGAGCAGAGTGATGAAAAAGCGTCTGGCAG CTTTCGGCCGCTCAGCCTTCGCTCAGATAACTTTCTTGGGACACGCCAAGAGAAGATGAATGCCGGAGCAGGTCTGGCAGACATCGATCCCATGGCCATCGACCAGTCA GTGGGATTTGACAGCATCGGTGGTCTGTCTGGCCACATCTCAGCTCTGAAGGAGATGGTTGTCTTCCCCCTTCTTTATCCTGAAGTCTTTGACAACTTCAGGATCCAGCCGCCCAG AGGTTGTCTGTTCTACGGTCCTCCAGGGACGGGGAAGACACTGGTTGCCCGGGCGCTGGCCAACGAGTGTAGCCACGGCAACAGAAAGGTGTCTTTCTTCATGAGGAAAGGAGCAGACTGCCTTAGCAAGTGGGTGGGCGAGTCGGAGCGGCAGCTGCGACTGCTGTTTGAGCAG GCGTATCAGATGCGCCCATCCATCATCTTTTTTGATGAGGTCGACGGCCTGGCTCCGGTCCGGTCCAGCAGACAGGATCAGATTCACAG CTCCATTGTGTCAACGCTTCTCGCCCTGATGGACGGTCTGGACAGCCGCGGTGAAGTGGTGGTGATTGGAGCAACAAACCGACTGGACTCCATTGATCCAGCGCTGCGACGGCCTGGACGCTTTGACAGGGAGTTCCTGTTTGGTCTTCCTGACAGAGAG TGCCGTAAAGAGATCCTTAAAATCCACACCCGGCAGTGGAAACCTCCTCCATCTGAAGGTTTCCTGGAGGAACTGGCAGAGAAATGTGTTG GTTACTGCGGTGCTGACATCAGAGCAGTGTGCACCGAGGCGGCACTGTGCGCTCTGCGCCGCCGCTATCCGCAGATCTATGGCACCTcccagaagctgctgctggatgtcTCCTCCATTGCCGTCAGCAGCTGCGACTTCGTGGAGGCCATGAGGAAGATGTCGCCGGCTGGACAGCGTGCTGCTGCTTCACCCGCCAAACCCCTGTCTCCCGTGGTCCACCCGCTGCTTGGCACCACCCTGCGGGACATCCTGGACCATCTGCAAAGACTGTTCCCTCACGCTGAGCAGGgcatgaagaagaggagggagccAG ACCTGACCTCCGGGGTCCTTGATGATGGCCTGACGTATGGAGGAGACGAGACATCCAACATCTCCACACCCTCCACCTCCAAGAGCAAAAACTTCCTGCACTTTGCCAG GAGTGCAGTCAGACACCCAACATCACACCGTCCCAGACTGCTCCTGTCGGGTCGACCTGGTGCAGGTCAGACCTCTCACCTGGCTCCTGCGGTCCTGCACGCTCTGGAGTGTTTCACGGTCCACAGCCTGGACCCTGCTGTACTGTTCGGAGTCAGCAGCACAACTCCAGAGGAAGCCTGCGCTCAG GTGTTCTGCGAGGCCAAGCGGACATCTCCCAGCATCATCTACATCCCCCACCTGCAGCAGTGGTGGGAGACTGCGGGGCCTGCACTCAGggcctccttcctcagcctgcTGGGCAGTATCCCATCCTTCTCCCCCATCCTGCTCCTCGCCACCTGCAACCTCCCCGTTGCACAGCTCGACCTGGAG ATTCAGGGTCTATTTCGGGAGGAGTACGGGGAGGTTTACACCGTCAGTGTCCCCACCCGGCAGGAGAGGACAGACTTCTTCCAAGACCTCATTCTGAACCAGGCGGCCGAGGCTCCGCCCTCCAGAAGGAAAGGAT TGGCTCAGGCCACAGAGATCCTTCCCCTggctcccctccctccccctcatCAGCTGTCACAACAGGAGCTCCTCCGCCTggaggagcaagaggaggaCGTTTTGCGAGAGCTCCGCCTCTTCCTGCGTAACGTGACAGAGCGACTGGCTCTGGATCGCCGCTTCAAGGCCTTCACCAAGCCTGTGGACATAGAGGAG GTCCCTGACTACCTAATGGTGATAAAGAAGCCCATGGATCTGTCCACACTGATGACCAACATTGACGAGCACAAGTATGTCACCGTCAGCGAGTTTATGTCGGACGCTGACCTTATCTGGCAGAACGCCCTCGAGTACAATCCAGACAGTGACCCCATGG accGTCACATCCGTCACCGTGCGTGTGCTCTGAAGGACACGGTCCGCGCCATCATCAGAGATGAGCTAGACGAAGACTTTGAGAGAGTCTGCGAGGAGATCAAAGAGTCTCGAGTGAAGAGAG CTTCCTCCTGTAGGACTGAGGCTGACCGAGACCAGACAGATAGCAGGAACAGCCTCCGACTACACG CCCGTCAGCGACGTCACAAACGGCCTCGTAAATCCAAGTGGAGCACCGGCGTCATTAACAAAACCAGGAAGAAGAAGCCGCCAGTGCTcacatcatcttcctcctcttcaatGTCTAGGAAGGCCAGTTCAGAGTCTGGCCCAGAGAACGGAGTGAGGAACGGATCTACTGATCTGTGCTCGTCTGCCACATCAGAGAGCGGCGACGGCGAGCAGAGCCACCTGACAGTGACGGCCGACGGCTGTCACCACAGTGCCAGTGGTGTCACCTGGATCCAAAATGGAGTTCTTATGAACGGGTACCACCATGCTGAACCTGAAGACAGCATTCCCAAAGGGAGGCTGACGTTAAGGTTACGAGACCAGGCCCAAAAGACTCCCCCAAACCCAAAGACAACGGTGAAGGGAGTTTATCTGAGCAGATTAG AAAAGCAAAGTAAGAATGATAACAGATCCAACAAGGAACCTTTTGAGCAGCTGGAGCTGTTCAACACATCAGTGGAGATTCTGGACCAGGACCCACCACCTCTCCTGGTGGATCACAACAAGCTGAGA GGACTCCTGGACAGAGCTGTGGACAAAACGGACGGCGCTGAGGTGGATCCGCTGGAGAAGCTTTACGCTGTTCTGGCTCAGTGCATCTACAGACACAGAACCCACCACAACAAGAAGGACCTCATCCAG gaaatgaagaaagaaattgaTAGTTTCTGA
- the LOC115051338 gene encoding ATPase family AAA domain-containing protein 2-like isoform X2: MVTLRGRDRGAAGPTGTGTTAPRSQMSALSNGLNAEDDEQNQVKEPEQTNIRKSARLRTPAGGGRSGLRRSTRPTKPTSRYQASNMFAGFSTNTSRSVLKRMDNMKKKRRLTNNKEGKIYSKAQKRRTPVPPQRDSSDDDEEEGRRKTFRSLSEDDDDSKQEVAVDEDSSGSINQNLDAKLSRASSLYQGPSSDFPRGTFRISASGPNTTRRGTFRPTKSTWSNQSDDDSDDEEQSDEKASGSFRPLSLRSDNFLGTRQEKMNAGAGLADIDPMAIDQSVGFDSIGGLSGHISALKEMVVFPLLYPEVFDNFRIQPPRGCLFYGPPGTGKTLVARALANECSHGNRKVSFFMRKGADCLSKWVGESERQLRLLFEQAYQMRPSIIFFDEVDGLAPVRSSRQDQIHSSIVSTLLALMDGLDSRGEVVVIGATNRLDSIDPALRRPGRFDREFLFGLPDRECRKEILKIHTRQWKPPPSEGFLEELAEKCVGYCGADIRAVCTEAALCALRRRYPQIYGTSQKLLLDVSSIAVSSCDFVEAMRKMSPAGQRAAASPAKPLSPVVHPLLGTTLRDILDHLQRLFPHAEQGMKKRREPGRSQLPVKKTTSHQQISNSSVTFHMSDLTSGVLDDGLTYGGDETSNISTPSTSKSKNFLHFARSAVRHPTSHRPRLLLSGRPGAGQTSHLAPAVLHALECFTVHSLDPAVLFGVSSTTPEEACAQVFCEAKRTSPSIIYIPHLQQWWETAGPALRASFLSLLGSIPSFSPILLLATCNLPVAQLDLEIQGLFREEYGEVYTVSVPTRQERTDFFQDLILNQAAEAPPSRRKGLAQATEILPLAPLPPPHQLSQQELLRLEEQEEDVLRELRLFLRNVTERLALDRRFKAFTKPVDIEEVPDYLMVIKKPMDLSTLMTNIDEHKYVTVSEFMSDADLIWQNALEYNPDSDPMDRHIRHRACALKDTVRAIIRDELDEDFERVCEEIKESRVKRASSCRTEADRDQTDSRNSLRLHARQRRHKRPRKSKWSTGVINKTRKKKPPVLTSSSSSSMSRKASSESGPENGVRNGSTDLCSSATSESGDGEQSHLTVTADGCHHSASGVTWIQNGVLMNGYHHAEPEDSIPKGRLTLRLRDQAQKTPPNPKTTVKGVYLSRLEKQSKNDNRSNKEPFEQLELFNTSVEILDQDPPPLLVDHNKLRGLLDRAVDKTDGAEVDPLEKLYAVLAQCIYRHRTHHNKKDLIQMFMLHIIIRNTSELIYNSPMSNL; encoded by the exons ATGGTGACGCTCCGAGGCCGGGACAGAGGGGCTGCGGGTCcgaccgggaccgggaccacGGCCCCCCGGTCACAGATGTCTGCCCTATCCAAT GGATTAAATGCTGAGGATGATGAACAGAATCAGGTTAAAGAACCGGAGCAAACCAACATCAG gAAATCAGCTCGGCTTCGAACCCCTGCAG GTGGAGGGAGGAGCGGGCTCAGGAGGAGCACCAGGCCCACCAAACCCACCAGCAGATACCAGGCCTCCAACATGTTTGCCGGCTTTAGCACCaa CACAAGCAGGTCAGTCCTGAAGAGGATGGAcaacatgaagaagaagagacgGCTCACTAACAACAAAGAAGGA AAGATCTATTCTAAAGCCCAGAAGAGGAGAACCCCAGTGCCACCTCAGAGAGATTCCAGCGATGATGACGAAGAAGAAGGTCGGCGCAAAACATTCAGGAGCCTctcagaggatgatgatgacagcaaacaggaagtggctgtaGATGAAGACAGCAGCGGAAGCATCAACCAGAACCTGGACGCCAAACTGAGCAGAGCCTCATCGCTCTACCAGGGACCCAGCAGTG ACTTCCCGAGAGGAACCTTCAGGATCAGCGCCTCCGGACCAAACACGACCCGCAGAGGAACATTCAG ACCGACAAAGAGCACGTGGTCGAATCAGTCTGATGACGACTCTGATGATGAGGAGCAGAGTGATGAAAAAGCGTCTGGCAG CTTTCGGCCGCTCAGCCTTCGCTCAGATAACTTTCTTGGGACACGCCAAGAGAAGATGAATGCCGGAGCAGGTCTGGCAGACATCGATCCCATGGCCATCGACCAGTCA GTGGGATTTGACAGCATCGGTGGTCTGTCTGGCCACATCTCAGCTCTGAAGGAGATGGTTGTCTTCCCCCTTCTTTATCCTGAAGTCTTTGACAACTTCAGGATCCAGCCGCCCAG AGGTTGTCTGTTCTACGGTCCTCCAGGGACGGGGAAGACACTGGTTGCCCGGGCGCTGGCCAACGAGTGTAGCCACGGCAACAGAAAGGTGTCTTTCTTCATGAGGAAAGGAGCAGACTGCCTTAGCAAGTGGGTGGGCGAGTCGGAGCGGCAGCTGCGACTGCTGTTTGAGCAG GCGTATCAGATGCGCCCATCCATCATCTTTTTTGATGAGGTCGACGGCCTGGCTCCGGTCCGGTCCAGCAGACAGGATCAGATTCACAG CTCCATTGTGTCAACGCTTCTCGCCCTGATGGACGGTCTGGACAGCCGCGGTGAAGTGGTGGTGATTGGAGCAACAAACCGACTGGACTCCATTGATCCAGCGCTGCGACGGCCTGGACGCTTTGACAGGGAGTTCCTGTTTGGTCTTCCTGACAGAGAG TGCCGTAAAGAGATCCTTAAAATCCACACCCGGCAGTGGAAACCTCCTCCATCTGAAGGTTTCCTGGAGGAACTGGCAGAGAAATGTGTTG GTTACTGCGGTGCTGACATCAGAGCAGTGTGCACCGAGGCGGCACTGTGCGCTCTGCGCCGCCGCTATCCGCAGATCTATGGCACCTcccagaagctgctgctggatgtcTCCTCCATTGCCGTCAGCAGCTGCGACTTCGTGGAGGCCATGAGGAAGATGTCGCCGGCTGGACAGCGTGCTGCTGCTTCACCCGCCAAACCCCTGTCTCCCGTGGTCCACCCGCTGCTTGGCACCACCCTGCGGGACATCCTGGACCATCTGCAAAGACTGTTCCCTCACGCTGAGCAGGgcatgaagaagaggagggagccAGGTAGGTCACAGCTGCCTGTCAAAAAAACTACATCTCATCAGcaaatttcaaattcatctGTTACTTTCCACATGTCAGACCTGACCTCCGGGGTCCTTGATGATGGCCTGACGTATGGAGGAGACGAGACATCCAACATCTCCACACCCTCCACCTCCAAGAGCAAAAACTTCCTGCACTTTGCCAG GAGTGCAGTCAGACACCCAACATCACACCGTCCCAGACTGCTCCTGTCGGGTCGACCTGGTGCAGGTCAGACCTCTCACCTGGCTCCTGCGGTCCTGCACGCTCTGGAGTGTTTCACGGTCCACAGCCTGGACCCTGCTGTACTGTTCGGAGTCAGCAGCACAACTCCAGAGGAAGCCTGCGCTCAG GTGTTCTGCGAGGCCAAGCGGACATCTCCCAGCATCATCTACATCCCCCACCTGCAGCAGTGGTGGGAGACTGCGGGGCCTGCACTCAGggcctccttcctcagcctgcTGGGCAGTATCCCATCCTTCTCCCCCATCCTGCTCCTCGCCACCTGCAACCTCCCCGTTGCACAGCTCGACCTGGAG ATTCAGGGTCTATTTCGGGAGGAGTACGGGGAGGTTTACACCGTCAGTGTCCCCACCCGGCAGGAGAGGACAGACTTCTTCCAAGACCTCATTCTGAACCAGGCGGCCGAGGCTCCGCCCTCCAGAAGGAAAGGAT TGGCTCAGGCCACAGAGATCCTTCCCCTggctcccctccctccccctcatCAGCTGTCACAACAGGAGCTCCTCCGCCTggaggagcaagaggaggaCGTTTTGCGAGAGCTCCGCCTCTTCCTGCGTAACGTGACAGAGCGACTGGCTCTGGATCGCCGCTTCAAGGCCTTCACCAAGCCTGTGGACATAGAGGAG GTCCCTGACTACCTAATGGTGATAAAGAAGCCCATGGATCTGTCCACACTGATGACCAACATTGACGAGCACAAGTATGTCACCGTCAGCGAGTTTATGTCGGACGCTGACCTTATCTGGCAGAACGCCCTCGAGTACAATCCAGACAGTGACCCCATGG accGTCACATCCGTCACCGTGCGTGTGCTCTGAAGGACACGGTCCGCGCCATCATCAGAGATGAGCTAGACGAAGACTTTGAGAGAGTCTGCGAGGAGATCAAAGAGTCTCGAGTGAAGAGAG CTTCCTCCTGTAGGACTGAGGCTGACCGAGACCAGACAGATAGCAGGAACAGCCTCCGACTACACG CCCGTCAGCGACGTCACAAACGGCCTCGTAAATCCAAGTGGAGCACCGGCGTCATTAACAAAACCAGGAAGAAGAAGCCGCCAGTGCTcacatcatcttcctcctcttcaatGTCTAGGAAGGCCAGTTCAGAGTCTGGCCCAGAGAACGGAGTGAGGAACGGATCTACTGATCTGTGCTCGTCTGCCACATCAGAGAGCGGCGACGGCGAGCAGAGCCACCTGACAGTGACGGCCGACGGCTGTCACCACAGTGCCAGTGGTGTCACCTGGATCCAAAATGGAGTTCTTATGAACGGGTACCACCATGCTGAACCTGAAGACAGCATTCCCAAAGGGAGGCTGACGTTAAGGTTACGAGACCAGGCCCAAAAGACTCCCCCAAACCCAAAGACAACGGTGAAGGGAGTTTATCTGAGCAGATTAG AAAAGCAAAGTAAGAATGATAACAGATCCAACAAGGAACCTTTTGAGCAGCTGGAGCTGTTCAACACATCAGTGGAGATTCTGGACCAGGACCCACCACCTCTCCTGGTGGATCACAACAAGCTGAGA GGACTCCTGGACAGAGCTGTGGACAAAACGGACGGCGCTGAGGTGGATCCGCTGGAGAAGCTTTACGCTGTTCTGGCTCAGTGCATCTACAGACACAGAACCCACCACAACAAGAAGGACCTCATCCAG ATGTTCATGCTCCATATCATCATCAGAAATACCTCAGAGCTGATTTATAACAGTCCTATGAGTAATTTATAA